The sequence TGGGAACCCTTGCGACGACTGTTAACGATGTGTTTCCCGTGGCAGGTGTGGGGAGTTGGTGGGCCGTATGTGGGGGAATGGTGTGCGCGCAGGTCCAGGGGAGTCCGAGGGGAGGAGCGGCGGGCGGCGGGCGCGGGCTCGCCGGGGATGCGGGGGTGGGGCGGCGGGCCGGGGCGCTCGCGGTCCGGGTGCGTGCGCAGGGTGCGGAGCGCGGGTGCCGGTACGTGCGCAGGGTGCGGGTACGTGCGCGGGGTGCGGGGGCGGGTGCCGGTGCCGTTGCCCCTACGCCGGCCGGAGCCCCGCGGACGCCATCACATGGGCCAGTTCCGTCCTGGACCGCACACCGAACTTCCGGTACAGCCGCGACAGCGTCCCCTCGACCGTCTTGACGCTGATGAACAGCTCCGCGGCCACCTCCCGGTTGGTGGCCCCGCCGCGGACGAGATCGGCGACCCGCGTCTCCGCCGGCGTCAGGTGCGCCGCGCTCGCCGTGCCGCGCACCACCGCGTCCACCCGGGCGAGTTCGTCCCGGGCCCGCGCGGCGAGCGGCGCCGCGCCGGTCCGCTCGGCCAGTTCCAGCGCCTCGGTGAGCGCGGCCCGCGCCGCTGTACGGTGCCGGGCCCGGCGCTCCACCGCGCCGAGCGCGGTGAGCGTACGGACCAGCTCCACCGGCAACTCCAGCGGGCGCAGTCGCTGCGCCGACGAGCGCAGGAGCACCGCGCCCTCCTTCGCCCGCCCGGCCGCCGCCTCCCGCAGCCCCTCGGTGCGCTCCAGCGCCGCCAGCACGCTGCCAGGCACCGGCCCCGTGGCCCGGGCGCGGGCCAGGCCGAGCACCGTGGCGGCCGCGTCCGTCTCGCCCGCGGTCACCAGCGCCTCGGCGAGGTCGGCGTGCCAGCACAGCAGCGGCGGGTCGGCGGCGCCCATCGCGGCACCGATCTCCAGCGCGCGGCGCAGCGACTCGACGGACTGGGCCGCGCGCCGCCGGTCGCCCGCGAAGAGCGCGGCCTGCCCCAGCGCCGCGAGCGCGCGCAGCAGGAAGAGCTGGTCGCCGTCGGCCTCCGAGGCGGCCACCGCCTCCACCGCGAGCCGGCACGCCTCGTCCGTGTCGCCGCCGAACGTCCGCGCCAGGGCCGCCGCGTAGAGCGCGGGCGCGGAGGTCAGGCCGGCGTCGGCGACCACGCGGGCGCAGTGCGCCGCGGTCCGCAGCGCCTCCCGGCACTCGCCGGCCCGCACCTGGACCCGGGTGAGCGCCACCAGCGACGCCACGTCCTGCTCGACGTCGGCCGCCGCGCCGGTGGCGCCCAGCAGCGCGAGCACCTGGGCCCGCGCGGACCCGACCCGGTCGGAGTCGAGGGTGAGGATCGCCCGCATCCGCTGGATGCCCCAACTGCGCGGTCCGTGGTCGGCCCGGGCCAGCGCCTGGTCCAACGCGGCCTCGGCGGCGGCCGGTTCGCCGGCCAGCGAGCGCACCCGGGCGAGCGTGGACAGCGCGTCCACCTCCGTGCCGGTGTCCCCGACGGCCGCGGCGCGGCGGGCGGCGCGCAGCGCGTGCTCGGCCGCCTGCGCCAACTCGCCGCACAGCAGGCCGCGCAGCGCCGCCCAGTCGTACAACTTCGCTTCCAGCGCCTGGTCCCCGGCCGCCTCCCGCAGCCCGTCCGTGATCAGCGCGGCCTTGTCGCGCAGCGCCTGCCCGGCGTTGCGCAGCAGCACCAGCCGGGCGGCGACCCGGCCGGGCGCCGACGCGGAGCCGTCCAGCACGCTCTGCGCGATCCGCTCGGACTCCTCGCGGTGGCCGGCGTCGCAGGCGAACCCGGCGGCGGCCAGCAGGCGTTGGTCGTGCAGCTCGGTGCGGTCGGCGGGGGTCCGGCCGGCGGCGAGCGCGGCCAGCTCGGCCGCGGTGGCGGCCTCGCCGCGCTGCCGGGCCAGCTGCGCGGCGGCCATCACCGTACCGGCGGTCGCCTCGTCCTCCTGTGGGTGTGCCAGCGCCAGGTGCCGTGCCGCGTCGACGGGTTCGCCGACCGCGGCGGCCAGCAGCGCGTGCGCGCGGCGGCGGGCCGGTCCCGAGGCGTCCGCGCTCAGCGCGACGGGCAGCAGCGGATGGCTGAAACGCACCGCGCCCGACGCGTCGCAGGCCGCCACCCCGAGCCGCTCCGCGGCGTCCAGCGCGGCCGCGGTGGGCTCGGTGCCGGCCGCCGATCGAAGGAGGGTGAGGGTCGGCCGGGTGGCGGCCGCGGCCAGCAGCAGCACCTCCTGGACCGGCCCGGGCAGCGTGCGGACCCGGTCCAGCACGAGCGCGCGCAGCTCCGGCGGCACCGGCTGGTGGCCGTCGGGGAGCGAGGGCGTGCCGGCCCGCAGCGCGTCCCGGCCCAACGCCAGCGCGTACAGCGGGTTTCCGGCCGCGGCGTGCAGCACCGCGCGCAGCGCGGACGGCGGCAGGGTGACGCCGGAGGCGAGCAGCAGCAGCGCGATGTCGTCGTCCCCCAGTGCGGGCACGGTGACTTCGGCGCTGCCGGCCGGGCAGCAGCGGGCGCGGGCGGGCCGGCCGTCCTCGGCCACCTGCTCGGTCGCGGCCATCCGCACGTCGGTGCTCTCCAGCCGGCGCGCGACGAACGCCAGTACCTCCGCGCT comes from Streptomyces sp. NBC_00448 and encodes:
- a CDS encoding AAA family ATPase — protein: MAHEAARAAPAYRPYAPLPAPARTGGGAVRRPRTAPTGREALLEAGWEHLARSGGLLLHGPAGIGKSVVLDALAARAADEGATVLCCSPTAADTPLPYLGVIDLFARVPEDVVRALPSGPRTALRTALLRGHGPVGPYGGLAVRLAVLEALRLLAARAPVVLVVDGLQWLDEPSAEVLAFVARRLESTDVRMAATEQVAEDGRPARARCCPAGSAEVTVPALGDDDIALLLLASGVTLPPSALRAVLHAAAGNPLYALALGRDALRAGTPSLPDGHQPVPPELRALVLDRVRTLPGPVQEVLLLAAAATRPTLTLLRSAAGTEPTAAALDAAERLGVAACDASGAVRFSHPLLPVALSADASGPARRRAHALLAAAVGEPVDAARHLALAHPQEDEATAGTVMAAAQLARQRGEAATAAELAALAAGRTPADRTELHDQRLLAAAGFACDAGHREESERIAQSVLDGSASAPGRVAARLVLLRNAGQALRDKAALITDGLREAAGDQALEAKLYDWAALRGLLCGELAQAAEHALRAARRAAAVGDTGTEVDALSTLARVRSLAGEPAAAEAALDQALARADHGPRSWGIQRMRAILTLDSDRVGSARAQVLALLGATGAAADVEQDVASLVALTRVQVRAGECREALRTAAHCARVVADAGLTSAPALYAAALARTFGGDTDEACRLAVEAVAASEADGDQLFLLRALAALGQAALFAGDRRRAAQSVESLRRALEIGAAMGAADPPLLCWHADLAEALVTAGETDAAATVLGLARARATGPVPGSVLAALERTEGLREAAAGRAKEGAVLLRSSAQRLRPLELPVELVRTLTALGAVERRARHRTAARAALTEALELAERTGAAPLAARARDELARVDAVVRGTASAAHLTPAETRVADLVRGGATNREVAAELFISVKTVEGTLSRLYRKFGVRSRTELAHVMASAGLRPA